The Mucilaginibacter mallensis genome has a segment encoding these proteins:
- a CDS encoding beta-ketoacyl-[acyl-carrier-protein] synthase family protein: MSGITQQDVFIVTDNVLTPLGKTTAENFAKLKEGISGVKEHYRTAISPLSFFASLFDQDEQILKADEHDYTKFEQLLVASIADALNGSGIDIRDKKTILIISSTKGNISLLEDGANNIELKNRISLSTSAKLVAEHFGFQNKPIVVSNACISGVLGIITAMRLLRTGECEHAVVAGADVISKFIMSGFQSFQALSPTQCKPFDQSHDGLNLGEGAATIILSTNEKYAQNIKVKGGSVSNDANHISGPSRTGEELAGAIKLALQDADLSPSNIDFISAHGTATVYNDEMEANAVSIAGLQKVPANSLKGYYGHTLGAAGLIESIISIQSLKQNLVLPTIGFKEAASADKVNVLADAKRIKANNFLKTASGFGGCNAAIVFGK; encoded by the coding sequence ATGAGCGGGATAACTCAACAGGATGTTTTTATAGTTACTGATAATGTATTAACCCCGCTCGGGAAAACCACAGCTGAAAACTTCGCGAAGCTAAAGGAAGGTATTTCAGGCGTAAAGGAGCATTACCGCACTGCCATTTCACCCCTGTCGTTTTTTGCTTCGCTGTTCGATCAGGATGAGCAGATCTTGAAAGCTGATGAACACGATTACACCAAATTTGAGCAATTATTGGTAGCCTCCATAGCTGATGCGCTGAATGGCAGTGGAATTGATATACGCGATAAAAAAACAATACTCATCATCTCCTCTACCAAAGGCAATATCAGCCTACTGGAAGATGGCGCCAACAACATCGAACTAAAAAACAGGATCTCGTTATCGACATCGGCAAAACTCGTGGCTGAACATTTTGGCTTTCAGAACAAACCAATAGTTGTTTCCAATGCCTGCATTTCGGGTGTATTGGGTATTATAACCGCCATGCGCTTGCTGCGCACCGGCGAATGCGAACACGCGGTTGTTGCTGGCGCGGATGTGATCTCGAAGTTTATCATGTCAGGATTTCAGTCGTTCCAGGCCTTGAGTCCGACACAATGCAAACCCTTTGATCAATCGCATGATGGATTGAATTTAGGCGAAGGCGCGGCAACGATCATACTATCCACCAACGAAAAATATGCGCAAAACATCAAGGTAAAAGGCGGCTCGGTAAGTAACGATGCCAACCATATCTCGGGCCCATCACGCACCGGAGAGGAACTTGCCGGAGCTATAAAATTGGCTTTGCAGGATGCTGATTTGTCACCATCAAACATTGATTTCATTTCTGCCCATGGCACGGCGACTGTTTATAATGACGAGATGGAAGCAAATGCCGTATCCATAGCAGGCTTACAGAAAGTGCCTGCAAATAGCCTGAAAGGTTATTACGGGCACACTTTAGGTGCAGCAGGATTGATCGAATCGATCATCTCCATTCAATCCTTAAAGCAAAACCTGGTTTTACCAACCATAGGGTTCAAGGAAGCTGCAAGCGCCGATAAAGTGAATGTTTTAGCTGACGCAAAGCGGATTAAAGCTAATAATTTCCTGAAAACAGCATCGGGTTTTGGCGGTTGTAATGCAGCCATAGTTTTTGGCAAATAA
- a CDS encoding beta-ketoacyl synthase chain length factor: MKLYIRSSACVSPQNTFNNEGFLGDIIEYTGTRLKAIEPDYKQFIDPKQIRRMSHVIKMGVAAAKQCLIDADVAMPGAIITGTALGCIEDTVTFLTRIVEQQEELLPPTAFIQSTHNTVAAQIALMLKCHNYNSTFVHKGISFESALFDAIMMLKEQDTDNVLVGGTEEMVDTSFKVLTRLGLYKRQPISNLSLFATSSKGTIGGEGAAFFLLTGKDSADNLAELTGLKILYKPKSIEESIIAFLKSYSLTIDDIDLLITGRNGDINNDAVYDQLNGSLFKNTSLANYKHLCGEFPVSSSFALWMAANILKRVIVPEIVGERIVGDNTNNGGANSSHVVGVVTNNNPKTILIYNHYQNKYHSLMLVSAI, translated from the coding sequence ATGAAGTTATATATCCGCTCGTCCGCCTGCGTATCGCCGCAAAACACTTTTAATAATGAAGGTTTTCTAGGTGATATTATTGAATATACCGGCACCCGCTTAAAAGCCATCGAACCCGATTACAAGCAGTTCATCGACCCCAAACAGATCAGGCGCATGAGCCACGTGATAAAGATGGGCGTAGCCGCTGCTAAACAGTGTTTAATTGATGCTGATGTAGCTATGCCCGGCGCCATCATCACCGGTACGGCTTTGGGCTGCATAGAGGATACCGTAACCTTTTTAACCCGTATAGTTGAGCAGCAGGAAGAATTGCTGCCACCTACCGCATTCATACAATCCACCCATAATACTGTTGCTGCTCAAATTGCTTTAATGCTGAAATGCCATAACTATAACAGCACATTTGTACATAAGGGTATTTCGTTTGAAAGCGCTTTGTTTGATGCCATCATGATGCTTAAGGAGCAGGATACGGATAACGTACTGGTTGGCGGCACAGAGGAAATGGTAGATACCAGCTTTAAAGTCTTAACCCGTTTAGGCTTGTACAAACGTCAACCAATATCTAACCTCTCACTCTTTGCAACCTCATCCAAAGGCACCATAGGCGGCGAGGGCGCTGCTTTCTTTTTGCTGACAGGTAAAGACTCGGCAGATAACTTAGCGGAGCTTACAGGGCTTAAAATACTGTATAAACCAAAGTCTATTGAGGAAAGCATTATAGCTTTTCTTAAGTCATATTCATTAACAATTGATGATATAGACCTGCTGATAACCGGCAGGAATGGCGACATTAACAATGATGCGGTTTATGACCAGCTAAACGGATCGCTGTTTAAAAATACCTCGCTGGCCAATTACAAACACCTGTGTGGTGAATTTCCCGTTTCATCATCATTTGCATTGTGGATGGCGGCGAATATTTTAAAGAGGGTCATTGTTCCGGAGATTGTTGGTGAACGGATTGTTGGTGACAACACCAACAATGGGGGAGCTAATTCTTCGCACGTTGTTGGTGTTGTCACCAACAACAACCCCAAAACAATATTGATCTACAATCATTATCAAAATAAATATCACTCCTTAATGCTGGTTTCAGCAATCTGA
- a CDS encoding phosphopantetheine-binding protein, whose protein sequence is MENSELKEQLKKQIIQFLNLTDLTPADISDNEPLFGDGLGLDSIDSLELIVLLKKEYGIDIRDPREGRKVLVDVATMADYIQANGKK, encoded by the coding sequence ATGGAAAACTCCGAACTGAAAGAACAACTTAAAAAACAGATTATACAATTTTTAAATCTTACCGATCTTACCCCCGCAGATATCAGCGATAATGAGCCGCTGTTTGGCGATGGCTTGGGACTGGATTCCATTGATTCGCTGGAACTTATTGTACTGTTAAAGAAAGAATACGGCATCGATATCCGCGACCCGCGTGAAGGCAGAAAAGTGCTGGTTGATGTAGCCACTATGGCTGATTATATCCAAGCGAATGGGAAGAAGTAA
- a CDS encoding beta-ketoacyl-[acyl-carrier-protein] synthase family protein translates to MSSSVYIAGVGAISAIGNNVAEHLASFKNEEAGMGDITLLDTIHRKKLPVAEVKLSNDELAAITGLPANISRTTLLSMVAANEALTDAAIPDFGSLRTGFVSANSVGGMDKSEDFFIDFLADNNKGKLRNVFDHECGSMTETIADKLGISDFMTTISTACSSSANAIFYAARLIKNDVLDVVIAGGTDALTKFTLNGFNTLMILDKEFCKPFDEHREGLNLGEGAGYVVLVSEKVMQTLKKAPYCVLSGYNNSNDAYHQTASSPDGTGSYLAMQGALRKSGLTPADIDYINLHGTGTPNNDSAEGTAIKRLFDPYYPPMSSTKSYTGHTLGASGGIEAVFSVLAIKHGIIYPNLRFETRMDELPFEPQTKYLSGQDIKNVMSNSFGFGGNCTSLIFSRI, encoded by the coding sequence ATGAGTTCATCAGTTTACATAGCGGGCGTAGGTGCAATTTCAGCCATTGGTAACAATGTTGCGGAGCACCTGGCATCTTTTAAAAACGAGGAGGCGGGCATGGGCGATATTACCCTGCTGGATACCATCCACCGTAAAAAACTGCCCGTTGCCGAAGTAAAACTGAGCAATGATGAACTGGCTGCCATTACGGGACTGCCTGCGAATATCAGTCGTACTACCTTACTGAGCATGGTTGCCGCCAATGAAGCTTTGACTGATGCTGCTATACCTGATTTCGGTTCATTACGTACAGGTTTTGTATCCGCAAATTCAGTTGGGGGGATGGACAAGAGCGAAGATTTCTTTATTGATTTTTTGGCTGATAACAACAAAGGCAAATTAAGGAACGTTTTCGACCATGAATGCGGCAGCATGACCGAAACTATTGCTGACAAACTAGGCATAAGTGATTTCATGACCACCATCAGCACCGCCTGCTCATCATCGGCCAACGCCATATTTTATGCCGCGCGACTAATTAAAAACGACGTACTGGACGTGGTTATTGCCGGTGGAACCGATGCCTTGACCAAATTTACGCTTAACGGCTTTAATACATTGATGATATTGGATAAGGAATTTTGTAAACCCTTTGATGAACACCGTGAAGGCTTAAACTTAGGCGAGGGCGCTGGGTATGTGGTACTGGTATCAGAAAAAGTAATGCAGACTCTAAAAAAGGCCCCATATTGTGTACTAAGCGGTTATAATAACAGTAATGACGCCTATCACCAAACGGCATCATCTCCCGATGGTACAGGTTCGTACCTGGCTATGCAAGGCGCTTTAAGAAAAAGCGGACTAACACCTGCTGATATTGATTACATCAATTTGCACGGCACCGGAACGCCTAATAACGACAGCGCTGAGGGTACAGCCATTAAAAGGCTATTTGATCCGTACTATCCACCCATGAGCTCTACCAAATCATATACCGGGCATACTTTAGGTGCAAGCGGTGGCATTGAAGCGGTGTTTTCTGTACTGGCTATAAAGCATGGCATCATCTACCCTAACCTGCGTTTTGAAACCCGGATGGATGAACTGCCATTTGAACCCCAAACAAAATATTTAAGCGGACAGGATATTAAAAACGTTATGTCGAACTCATTCGGTTTTGGCGGTAATTGTACATCATTAATTTTTTCGAGGATCTGA